One window from the genome of bacterium HR11 encodes:
- the nuoN_2 gene encoding NADH-quinone oxidoreductase subunit N, with protein sequence MQTWMTWWTQTQGWALLPAGLFVVLAAVLLVVEAWRPEWLRWLYYGVVLGLIGLIFITFRFLFNQRFVAFGNRLVLDNVTLLTLIMYVVAAAVVVIAMGPVWEAQSERSGSWMGLLLITSVGMLTMSGTSDVLVIFIGLELLSLSLYVLIAYENPTEPALESALKYFLLGAFAAAVFAYGIALMYGAVGSTSLVDLAARLPSLQGTPRGWLAYLGLALMFAGLAFEASAVPFHMWTPDVYQGAPTPTVAYMSAAVKAAAFGAMLRLFGDMAQVFRRTADVWGWGLAGVAVLTMVVGNVLALRQGNVKRLLAYSSIAHAGYILIGLTAAGDAARESVLLYLLAYLFMNMGAFLVVAALEAWGVEPTLERYRSLGYRHPGWALGLTVFLLALAGIPPTAGFVAKLWVFRAAFQAGWPSLVIVGVVTSLIAAYYYFRVVWTMFEPPTADVRRAWKQAPTEPAVPVAGFALAVALCLFFTLQMGVLPNRFVYLVRIAFASF encoded by the coding sequence ATGCAGACGTGGATGACCTGGTGGACGCAAACGCAGGGATGGGCCCTCCTCCCGGCGGGCCTCTTCGTCGTCTTGGCCGCCGTCCTCTTGGTCGTCGAGGCCTGGCGGCCCGAGTGGCTCCGGTGGCTCTACTACGGGGTCGTCCTCGGCCTGATCGGTCTTATCTTTATCACGTTCCGATTCCTCTTTAATCAGCGGTTCGTCGCCTTCGGAAACCGTCTCGTCTTGGACAACGTGACGCTCCTGACGCTGATCATGTACGTCGTGGCGGCCGCCGTCGTCGTCATCGCCATGGGCCCCGTCTGGGAGGCCCAGTCGGAGCGGAGCGGCTCTTGGATGGGCCTCCTGCTGATCACGTCCGTCGGCATGCTGACGATGTCGGGGACGTCCGACGTGCTCGTCATCTTCATCGGCTTGGAGCTCCTCTCCCTGAGCCTGTACGTCCTCATCGCTTATGAGAACCCGACCGAGCCGGCCCTGGAGAGCGCCCTCAAGTATTTCCTCCTGGGCGCCTTTGCGGCGGCCGTCTTTGCGTACGGCATCGCCTTGATGTACGGGGCCGTCGGCTCGACGTCCCTGGTCGACCTGGCGGCTCGGCTCCCGAGTCTGCAGGGCACCCCTCGGGGATGGCTGGCCTATCTGGGCCTGGCCCTGATGTTTGCGGGCCTCGCCTTTGAGGCCTCGGCTGTCCCCTTCCACATGTGGACGCCCGACGTCTATCAGGGGGCCCCGACGCCGACGGTCGCTTACATGTCGGCCGCCGTCAAAGCGGCCGCCTTCGGGGCCATGCTCCGACTGTTTGGCGACATGGCGCAGGTCTTCCGTCGGACGGCCGACGTCTGGGGCTGGGGCCTGGCCGGCGTGGCGGTCCTGACGATGGTCGTCGGCAACGTCCTGGCCCTCCGGCAGGGCAACGTCAAGCGGCTCCTGGCTTACTCGAGCATCGCCCACGCCGGCTACATCCTGATCGGCCTGACGGCGGCCGGGGACGCCGCCCGGGAGTCCGTCTTGCTGTACTTGCTGGCCTACCTGTTCATGAACATGGGGGCTTTCCTGGTCGTGGCGGCCCTCGAGGCCTGGGGCGTCGAGCCGACGCTGGAGCGGTACCGGAGCCTCGGGTACCGTCACCCGGGGTGGGCCCTCGGCCTGACGGTCTTCCTCCTGGCCCTGGCGGGGATTCCCCCGACGGCCGGGTTCGTGGCCAAGCTATGGGTCTTCCGGGCGGCCTTCCAGGCGGGCTGGCCCAGTCTGGTCATCGTCGGCGTCGTCACGAGCCTGATCGCCGCCTACTACTACTTCCGGGTCGTATGGACGATGTTCGAACCCCCGACGGCCGACGTGCGGCGGGCCTGGAAGCAAGCGCCGACCGAGCCTGCCGTCCCCGTGGCGGGGTTTGCTTTGGCGGTCGCCCTGTGCCTGTTTTTTACCCTCCAGATGGGCGTCCTGCCGAACCGGTTCGTCTACCTCGTGCGCATCGCCTTCGCCTCGTTTTGA
- the znuC gene encoding Zinc import ATP-binding protein ZnuC codes for MTGLIRLVQVDLAYGFQRVLTGVNLEVRPGRMYRLEGPNGAGKTTLLRCIAGLKRPTRGTVLREPSDLPVGWLGHDAPLYPEWSARQYARWLRFTFFPHVRGDPRPEDPLLRTFWDEPLRHFSRGMQQRFLLFCLDIWGPPIVCLDEPWTGLDAQAQADLNDLLQKWRRRGQGVLFSSHRSVDVDLPVDEVWSLRDHRVYRVANGE; via the coding sequence ATGACGGGCCTCATCCGTTTGGTTCAAGTCGACCTGGCGTACGGGTTCCAACGGGTCCTGACGGGTGTGAACCTGGAGGTCCGGCCCGGCCGGATGTACCGTCTGGAGGGACCCAACGGCGCTGGCAAGACGACCCTCCTGCGGTGCATCGCCGGCCTCAAGCGGCCGACTCGGGGGACGGTCCTTCGGGAGCCGTCGGACCTTCCCGTCGGGTGGCTGGGCCACGACGCGCCCCTGTACCCTGAATGGTCGGCTCGGCAGTACGCCCGTTGGCTTCGGTTTACGTTTTTTCCTCACGTTCGGGGGGACCCCCGGCCGGAGGACCCGCTCCTGCGGACCTTCTGGGACGAGCCCCTGCGGCACTTTTCCCGAGGCATGCAACAGCGATTCCTCCTCTTTTGCCTGGACATCTGGGGTCCGCCCATCGTATGCTTAGACGAGCCCTGGACGGGCCTGGACGCCCAGGCCCAGGCCGACCTCAACGACTTGCTCCAGAAGTGGCGCCGCCGGGGTCAGGGCGTCCTCTTCTCGAGCCACCGTTCCGTCGACGTGGACCTGCCCGTCGACGAGGTGTGGTCCCTCCGGGACCACCGGGTCTATCGAGTGGCGAATGGCGAGTAG
- a CDS encoding NADH-quinone oxidoreductase subunit 11 — MSTSWLLAYVTMGALLFGIGVVGFLVRRNLIVLFMCIELMLNGVNLTLTAFSRYHGSVDGQVIASMVIVLAASEAAVGLALLVMIFRHLRTLDTETFTRLGEAKTIDPGP, encoded by the coding sequence ATGAGCACTTCGTGGCTTTTGGCTTACGTCACGATGGGGGCCCTGCTGTTCGGTATCGGGGTCGTCGGCTTCCTCGTCCGGCGGAACCTGATCGTCCTCTTTATGTGTATCGAACTCATGCTGAACGGGGTCAACCTGACGCTGACGGCCTTTTCCCGGTACCACGGCTCGGTCGACGGCCAGGTCATCGCCTCGATGGTCATCGTCTTGGCCGCTTCCGAGGCGGCCGTCGGCCTGGCCCTGCTGGTCATGATTTTCCGGCACCTGCGGACGTTAGACACGGAGACCTTCACGCGCTTGGGGGAGGCAAAGACCATAGACCCCGGACCATGA
- the nuoJ_2 gene encoding NADH-quinone oxidoreductase subunit J, with the protein MTFQTFHLIAFVLCSLAAVGGALGVVLERRAFYSGLALALSILAVAGLFALLGATFLAALQVLIYVGAVAVIFLFVVGFLGVYTEAERGLRRRYLLVGAATTAAALGFILLQVWRALREAAPAVAPGVAGDARAFAEALFERFALPLELTSLFFLIALVAAVYLTRGRRVP; encoded by the coding sequence ATGACGTTTCAGACGTTTCACCTGATTGCCTTCGTCCTATGCAGTCTGGCCGCCGTCGGGGGTGCCCTGGGGGTCGTCTTGGAGCGGCGGGCCTTCTATTCAGGCCTGGCGCTGGCCCTTTCGATCCTGGCCGTGGCCGGCCTCTTTGCTCTACTGGGGGCGACGTTCCTGGCGGCCTTGCAGGTCCTGATTTACGTCGGGGCCGTCGCCGTCATATTCCTCTTCGTCGTGGGTTTCCTGGGCGTTTACACAGAAGCGGAACGGGGGCTCCGCCGGCGTTATCTCCTCGTCGGGGCGGCCACGACGGCCGCGGCCCTGGGCTTTATCCTTTTGCAGGTCTGGCGGGCTTTGCGAGAAGCGGCGCCGGCCGTGGCACCGGGCGTCGCCGGGGACGCGCGCGCCTTCGCAGAGGCCCTCTTTGAACGGTTCGCCCTGCCCCTGGAGTTGACGTCCCTGTTCTTCCTGATCGCCCTGGTGGCGGCCGTGTATCTGACCCGGGGGAGGCGGGTGCCATGA
- the cheB gene encoding Chemotaxis response regulator protein-glutamate methylesterase — translation MRPPQAKKIRVLVVDDSAYNRRTITRMLSSDPDIEVVDTAYDGQHAVKKVLEHDPDVITLDLEMPNMDGFTFLRWLMVQRPKPVIVISAYEADENVLRALEMGALDFIAKPGGPISPRLSTIQEQLIAKVRVAAQGKLRPAAGPLPSETPARPAHRKPSPLWEAQPAPSDIVVIGASTGGPQAIRHLLQRLPSDLPAAVLIAQHMPPIFTTMFAQRLDQLAGLRVREAGDDEVVRPGVVYVAPGGRHMEVWLARGELRIRLRSPDGRDKYVPSVDRLFRSAAEACGTAVLGLVLTGMGDDGLQGAAAVKAVGGRIIVEHEETAAVYGMPRAVVEAGLADESLPLDRIPEAIQAWLQRRRKA, via the coding sequence ATGCGGCCGCCGCAGGCGAAGAAGATTCGGGTCCTCGTCGTCGACGACTCGGCTTACAACCGACGGACGATTACCCGCATGCTGTCGTCAGACCCCGACATCGAGGTCGTCGATACGGCCTACGACGGTCAGCATGCCGTCAAGAAGGTCCTCGAACACGACCCCGACGTCATCACCCTGGACCTGGAAATGCCGAACATGGACGGCTTCACGTTCCTGCGATGGCTGATGGTCCAGCGGCCCAAGCCCGTCATCGTCATCAGCGCATACGAGGCCGACGAAAACGTCCTCCGGGCCCTCGAGATGGGCGCCCTCGACTTCATCGCCAAGCCCGGCGGCCCTATCTCGCCCCGACTCTCGACGATTCAGGAACAGCTCATCGCTAAGGTCCGGGTCGCCGCCCAGGGCAAGCTCCGACCGGCCGCCGGGCCCCTGCCCTCGGAGACGCCGGCCCGGCCGGCCCACCGGAAGCCGAGTCCCCTTTGGGAAGCCCAGCCGGCCCCCTCGGACATCGTCGTGATCGGCGCCTCGACGGGCGGACCTCAGGCCATCCGCCACCTCTTGCAGAGGCTCCCGTCGGACCTGCCGGCGGCCGTCCTGATCGCTCAGCACATGCCGCCCATCTTCACGACGATGTTCGCCCAGCGGCTGGACCAGCTCGCCGGCCTGCGGGTCCGGGAGGCCGGGGACGACGAGGTCGTCCGACCCGGTGTCGTGTACGTCGCCCCCGGCGGCCGCCATATGGAAGTCTGGCTGGCCCGCGGCGAGCTCCGCATCCGGCTCCGGTCCCCAGACGGACGGGATAAGTACGTGCCTTCCGTAGACCGGCTGTTTCGATCGGCGGCCGAGGCCTGCGGGACGGCCGTCCTGGGCCTTGTCCTGACCGGCATGGGCGACGATGGTCTGCAGGGCGCCGCCGCCGTGAAGGCCGTCGGGGGCCGCATCATCGTCGAACACGAGGAGACGGCCGCCGTCTACGGAATGCCCCGAGCCGTCGTCGAGGCTGGCCTGGCCGACGAGTCGCTTCCCCTTGATCGCATCCCCGAGGCTATCCAGGCCTGGCTTCAACGCCGACGTAAGGCATGA
- the nuoM_1 gene encoding NADH-quinone oxidoreductase subunit M: MRAWPVLSTILWWPTLGALVIGLLRWLEALRGKAWPQDLYRQAALFFSGTAFLMVLPVVVFFHTGYSGLQFEERVRWIPEWGISYALGVDGLSVLLVGLTALLVPVAVLSAWQEIRAHVAGFYAALLFLETALFGVFLAADLLMFYVFWELVLVPMFFIIFVWGGPRRVYAAFKFLLYTFAGSLFMLAGVVYLYVRTGGQSLLYGDVLQVLQTTHPLSLREEVLLFLAFAIAFAVKVPMVPLHMWLPAAHVEAPTPGSVLLAGVLLKMGTYGLLRFCVPLFPQAVSRFQAAMVALGVVGVIYGAWAALAQTDMKRLVAYSSISHLGLIVAGIFALEPTAVQGAILQMVNHGISTGGLFVLVGLLYERRHTREMDAYGGVAHVLPRYAAVFLVILLSSIGLPFLNGFVGEFLIFWGAFRRYPVATALAVTGVIWSAVYMLRMYQRVMHGPVTHEENRRLTDMKPHEWAATVPLLALAVWIGVWATPFLERTQTALRWIVGPWGH, from the coding sequence ATGCGAGCGTGGCCGGTCCTGAGCACGATCCTCTGGTGGCCGACGTTGGGCGCCCTCGTCATCGGTCTGCTTCGGTGGCTGGAGGCCCTGCGGGGGAAGGCCTGGCCCCAGGACCTCTATCGGCAGGCGGCTCTGTTTTTTTCGGGGACGGCCTTCCTGATGGTCCTCCCCGTCGTGGTCTTCTTTCACACGGGCTATTCGGGACTTCAATTTGAGGAACGGGTCCGTTGGATTCCCGAGTGGGGTATCTCTTACGCCCTCGGCGTGGACGGCCTGAGCGTGCTTCTCGTGGGCCTGACGGCTCTCCTGGTCCCCGTCGCGGTCCTGTCGGCCTGGCAGGAGATCCGGGCGCACGTCGCCGGCTTTTACGCCGCCCTTCTCTTTCTGGAAACGGCCCTCTTCGGCGTATTTCTGGCGGCCGACCTCCTGATGTTTTACGTCTTCTGGGAACTCGTGTTGGTCCCGATGTTTTTCATCATCTTCGTGTGGGGCGGTCCCCGGCGGGTCTATGCGGCCTTCAAGTTTTTGCTGTACACCTTTGCGGGTTCCCTCTTCATGCTGGCCGGGGTCGTCTACCTGTACGTCCGGACGGGGGGCCAGTCGCTCCTGTATGGGGACGTCTTGCAGGTCTTGCAGACGACGCACCCCTTGTCGCTTCGGGAGGAAGTCCTCCTGTTTCTGGCCTTTGCCATCGCCTTTGCCGTGAAGGTCCCGATGGTCCCCCTCCACATGTGGCTCCCGGCGGCCCACGTGGAGGCCCCGACACCGGGGAGCGTCCTCCTGGCGGGCGTCCTCCTCAAGATGGGGACGTACGGCCTCCTCCGGTTTTGCGTGCCCTTGTTCCCCCAAGCCGTTTCCCGATTTCAGGCGGCGATGGTCGCCTTAGGCGTCGTCGGCGTCATCTATGGGGCCTGGGCGGCCCTGGCCCAGACGGACATGAAGCGGCTGGTCGCCTACTCGAGTATCAGCCACTTGGGCCTCATCGTGGCCGGGATCTTTGCCCTGGAGCCGACGGCCGTGCAGGGGGCGATCCTCCAGATGGTCAACCACGGGATCAGTACGGGGGGCCTCTTCGTCCTGGTCGGACTCCTGTACGAGCGACGCCACACTCGGGAGATGGACGCCTATGGGGGCGTGGCCCACGTCCTCCCGCGCTATGCGGCCGTGTTCTTGGTCATCCTCCTGTCGTCCATCGGACTGCCTTTCCTGAACGGCTTTGTCGGGGAGTTCCTGATCTTCTGGGGTGCCTTCCGGCGGTACCCCGTGGCGACGGCCTTGGCCGTGACGGGCGTCATCTGGAGTGCTGTCTACATGCTGAGGATGTATCAACGAGTCATGCATGGTCCCGTGACCCATGAGGAAAACCGTCGGTTGACCGACATGAAGCCCCATGAGTGGGCCGCTACGGTGCCACTCCTGGCCCTGGCCGTCTGGATCGGCGTATGGGCCACGCCGTTCCTGGAACGCACCCAAACGGCCCTCCGATGGATCGTGGGGCCGTGGGGCCATTAG
- the nuoL_1 gene encoding NADH-quinone oxidoreductase subunit L, which translates to MTVREVLILTAWIAPLASLLVNFVAGLVGVRRWDERRVGWTAVAGPTLSFACGLILLGLYLRAGGGVWHAELWRWMATADFTWPLRLHVDALTLVMLLTVAGVSALIHAYSIGYMRGDAGYRRYFIYLNLFVFMMLLLVMADHLALMFVGWEGVGLCSYLLIAHWMERPAAATAGRKAFVVNRVGDAGFLVGIFLLAASAGAIDWEGLQTWAVGAPAGLAAGAALALFVGATGKSAQIPLYVWLPDAMEGPTPVSALIHAATMVTAGVYMVVRLHFLYDRAPAVQAVVVAVGLATALYAAVVAVAQTEMKKVLAFSTISQIGYMFVGAGLGAYVAAIFHLVTHAFFKALLFLATGNVMHATGDEQDIWRLGRLRTALPVTERLFLIGALTLAGLPPLAAFFSKEAILTAAWASRPVMWGLAWLTAGITAFYAVRLWVVPFRQDRTPPGHPHEAPPGMRWPLYVLAGGSVLGGLLGLPGASLLDRFLHDWHRPPAVTLGTEALLGLAGLTAAVVGSGLAYWVYLTGWERWRPRLDRWARVQGIFLRQLGWNELYELLWSRPLLWLSERVVFGFLDVRVIDGLFDGSARTLGAVARRTTRIQTGNLKVYAYAMLVGILLLLFYLYGIRGR; encoded by the coding sequence ATGACGGTTCGTGAAGTCCTGATTCTCACGGCCTGGATAGCGCCCCTGGCGAGCCTGCTGGTGAACTTCGTGGCGGGGCTCGTGGGGGTCCGGCGGTGGGACGAGCGGCGAGTCGGTTGGACGGCCGTCGCCGGGCCGACGCTGTCGTTCGCCTGCGGCCTAATCCTCTTGGGACTGTATCTCCGGGCGGGGGGCGGCGTCTGGCATGCGGAGCTGTGGCGGTGGATGGCCACGGCCGACTTTACGTGGCCCCTCCGGCTCCACGTCGACGCCCTCACGCTCGTCATGCTCCTGACGGTCGCCGGCGTGAGCGCCTTGATTCATGCCTACTCCATCGGCTACATGCGGGGCGACGCCGGGTACCGACGATACTTTATCTACCTGAACCTCTTTGTCTTCATGATGCTCCTTCTCGTGATGGCCGACCACCTGGCCCTGATGTTCGTCGGCTGGGAGGGCGTCGGCCTGTGTTCATATCTCCTGATCGCCCACTGGATGGAACGACCGGCGGCGGCGACGGCCGGCCGGAAGGCCTTCGTCGTCAACCGGGTCGGCGACGCCGGTTTCCTGGTCGGAATCTTCCTGCTGGCCGCCTCGGCGGGGGCCATCGACTGGGAGGGCCTGCAGACGTGGGCGGTAGGGGCGCCGGCGGGCCTCGCGGCGGGGGCCGCCCTGGCGCTGTTCGTCGGGGCGACGGGCAAGTCGGCCCAGATTCCGCTGTACGTCTGGCTCCCGGACGCCATGGAGGGGCCGACGCCGGTCAGCGCCCTGATCCACGCGGCCACGATGGTCACGGCCGGCGTGTACATGGTCGTGCGGCTCCACTTTCTGTATGACCGAGCCCCGGCCGTCCAGGCCGTCGTCGTGGCCGTCGGCCTGGCGACGGCCCTGTATGCGGCGGTCGTCGCCGTGGCTCAAACAGAAATGAAAAAAGTCCTGGCCTTCTCGACGATCAGCCAGATCGGCTACATGTTTGTGGGGGCTGGCCTGGGTGCCTACGTGGCGGCCATCTTTCACCTGGTGACCCACGCCTTCTTCAAGGCCCTCCTGTTTCTGGCGACGGGCAACGTCATGCACGCCACGGGCGACGAGCAAGATATCTGGCGCCTGGGCCGTCTCCGGACGGCGCTCCCGGTGACCGAACGGCTGTTTCTCATCGGAGCCCTGACGCTGGCGGGCCTCCCGCCCCTGGCGGCCTTCTTCAGCAAGGAGGCCATCCTCACGGCGGCCTGGGCGTCCCGGCCTGTCATGTGGGGTCTGGCGTGGCTGACGGCGGGGATCACGGCCTTCTATGCGGTCCGCCTGTGGGTCGTCCCCTTCCGCCAGGACCGGACCCCGCCGGGCCACCCCCATGAAGCTCCCCCGGGCATGCGATGGCCCCTGTACGTCTTGGCCGGCGGGAGCGTCCTCGGCGGACTGTTGGGCCTCCCCGGGGCGAGCCTCCTGGACCGCTTTCTCCATGACTGGCATCGTCCCCCCGCCGTGACCCTCGGGACGGAAGCCCTCCTGGGCCTGGCCGGTCTGACGGCCGCCGTCGTCGGGAGCGGTCTGGCCTATTGGGTGTACCTCACGGGGTGGGAGCGCTGGCGGCCTCGGCTGGACCGCTGGGCCCGAGTCCAGGGAATCTTCCTGCGCCAGTTGGGCTGGAACGAGCTCTACGAGCTCTTGTGGAGCCGGCCCCTGCTGTGGCTGTCCGAGCGGGTCGTGTTTGGCTTCTTGGACGTGCGGGTCATCGACGGCTTGTTCGACGGAAGCGCCCGGACCCTGGGCGCGGTGGCCCGCCGGACGACCCGTATCCAGACGGGCAATCTGAAGGTTTACGCTTATGCGATGCTCGTGGGAATTTTACTCTTGTTGTTCTACTTGTACGGGATTCGCGGGAGGTAA